The following proteins come from a genomic window of Nostoc sp. TCL26-01:
- the ndhC gene encoding photosynthetic/respiratory NAD(P)H-quinone oxidoreductase subunit C, translating to MFVLSGYEYLLGFLIICSLVPALALSASKLLRPTGNSLERRTTYESGMEPIGGAWIQFNIRYYMFALVFVVFDVETVFLYPWAVAFHRLGLLAFIEALIFIAILVVALVYAWRKGALEWS from the coding sequence GTGTTTGTCCTTAGCGGTTACGAGTACCTTCTAGGCTTTCTCATTATCTGTAGCCTAGTACCTGCCTTAGCGCTTTCAGCTTCCAAGCTCCTCAGACCAACTGGTAATAGCCTGGAACGTCGCACCACCTATGAATCTGGGATGGAGCCAATTGGCGGAGCCTGGATTCAATTCAACATCCGCTACTATATGTTTGCCCTGGTCTTCGTTGTCTTTGACGTGGAGACTGTGTTTTTATATCCTTGGGCAGTTGCTTTTCACCGTCTAGGGCTATTGGCATTCATTGAGGCACTGATTTTTATTGCAATTCTTGTAGTAGCCTTAGTTTACGCATGGCGTAAAGGAGCTTTGGAATGGTCTTGA
- the ndhK gene encoding photosynthetic/respiratory NAD(P)H-quinone oxidoreductase subunit K has product MVLNSNLTTQDKERIINPIERPTVTQDLSENVILTTVDDLYNWARLSSLWPLLFGTACCFIEFAALIGSRFDFDRFGLIPRSSPRQADLIITAGTITMKMAPQLVRLYEQMPEPKYVIAMGACTITGGMFSVDSPTAVRGVDKLIPVDVYLPGCPPRPEAIIDAIIKLRKKIANDSMQERSLIRQTHRFYSTTHNLKPVPDILTGKYMQSDTRFNPPKELAEAIGLPVPPALLTGQTQKEEQKRG; this is encoded by the coding sequence ATGGTCTTGAATTCTAATTTAACCACCCAGGACAAAGAGCGAATCATCAACCCCATTGAGCGTCCTACAGTCACTCAAGACCTTTCGGAAAACGTGATTTTAACCACGGTTGATGACCTTTATAACTGGGCGCGGCTTTCGAGTCTGTGGCCGTTGTTGTTTGGTACAGCTTGCTGCTTTATTGAGTTTGCAGCTTTGATTGGTTCGCGTTTTGACTTCGATCGCTTTGGGTTAATTCCCCGTTCTAGTCCCCGTCAAGCCGACTTAATTATTACCGCCGGCACAATTACCATGAAGATGGCCCCCCAGTTGGTGCGTCTTTATGAACAAATGCCCGAACCTAAGTATGTAATTGCGATGGGTGCTTGTACAATTACTGGCGGGATGTTTAGCGTTGATTCTCCCACGGCTGTACGTGGTGTGGATAAGTTGATTCCTGTGGATGTGTACCTACCCGGTTGTCCTCCCCGTCCTGAAGCGATCATCGATGCAATTATCAAGCTACGGAAAAAAATTGCTAACGATTCCATGCAGGAGAGGAGTTTGATTAGACAAACTCACCGTTTCTACAGCACCACTCATAACTTGAAGCCAGTACCAGACATTTTGACTGGTAAATATATGCAGTCAGACACTCGCTTCAACCCACCCAAAGAATTGGCTGAAGCCATTGGTTTACCAGTTCCCCCAGCGTTGCTGACAGGACAAACTCAGAAGGAGGAACAAAAACGTGGCTGA
- a CDS encoding rubredoxin — MSEPAVENTVLDRFECRSCGYIYEPEKGDDKHDIPSGTAFAELPVNWRCPVCTAKKAAFSNIGPAGTASGFRENLGFGLGVNTLTPGQKNILIFGALALGFLFFMSLYGLQ, encoded by the coding sequence ATGAGCGAACCAGCTGTTGAAAATACAGTCTTAGACCGCTTTGAGTGTCGCTCCTGCGGTTATATTTACGAACCTGAAAAAGGGGACGATAAGCATGACATTCCGTCAGGGACAGCCTTTGCTGAATTGCCCGTAAATTGGCGTTGTCCAGTTTGTACGGCAAAAAAGGCAGCTTTTAGCAACATTGGCCCGGCAGGTACAGCCTCTGGTTTTAGAGAAAATCTGGGTTTTGGTTTGGGTGTAAATACACTCACCCCAGGACAAAAGAATATCTTGATTTTTGGTGCTTTGGCTCTAGGGTTCTTGTTTTTTATGAGTCTCTATGGGTTGCAGTAG